A region of the Sinorhizobium arboris LMG 14919 genome:
CGGCCGCCGCCGAACACAAGACCGCACGGTCTTCCCGGCGCCGCGCCTATTCCGATACGAGGCAATAACATGAACTTCGAAGCAGCCCGCATCAAAATGGTGGACAATCAGATCCGGACCACGGATGTGACCTCCCATTCAGTACTGTCTGCTTTCCTGTCGGTCCCACGCGAGGAGTTCGTGCCTGCCAAAATGCGGGAACTGGCCTATATCGACACCGACATCGAGCTCGTCGGCGGTCCCCAGCCGCGTTACCTGATGGAGCCGTCGCCGCTGGCGAAGCTCCTCCAGCTCGCAGAGATCTCCAAATCGGGTCTGGTCCTCGAAATTGGCTGCGGGACAGGTTACGCCTCGGCCCTGCTATCGCTTCTCGCGGGTTCCGTCGTTGCGCTGGAGAGCGACGA
Encoded here:
- a CDS encoding protein-L-isoaspartate O-methyltransferase family protein — protein: MNFEAARIKMVDNQIRTTDVTSHSVLSAFLSVPREEFVPAKMRELAYIDTDIELVGGPQPRYLMEPSPLAKLLQLAEISKSGLVLEIGCGTGYASALLSLLAGSVVALESDEALAATATETLARLGYDNIAVVSGDLTKGYAAEAPYDVIFINGAVEMIPDELFEQLRDGGRLVAVEGFGNASRAKLYVRESGMTSERADFNTAVKPLPGFRRERSFVF